The Notoacmeibacter ruber DNA segment CCTATGGCAAGAAGCCGAGCCGCACCCTCCGGCTGGCCGTAGAGAATGGACCTGATCGCGCGGAGGTGGAACGTCTGGCGCAGGGCTGCGCGCTTGCGCGCGACCTGATCAACACGCCAACCAACGATATGGGGCCGAACGCGCTGGAGCAGGTCGTCCGCCAGCTCGGCGATAAATATGGCGCGTCGGTTCATGTCATCGACGGCGACGCGCTGCTCGACCGCAATTTCCCGATGATCCATGCCGTCGGACGAGCCAGTGCGGAAGCGCCGCGCCTGATCGATCTGACTTGGGGGCAGGAAGATGCGCCAAAGCTGACGCTGGTCGGCAAGGGCGTCTGCTTCGATACCGGCGGTCTCGATATCAAGCCGGCGGCATCCATGCTGCTGATGAAGAAGGATATGGGCGGCGCGGCGAACGTCATCGGTCTGGCATCGATGATTATGGCTGCCAGGCTGCCGGTGCGCCTGCGCGTCCTCATCCCGGCGGTCGAGAATTCCATCTCGGCCAACGCTTTCCGCCCTTCTGACATCTTGCCGAGCAGAAAGGGCATCACGGTCGAGATCGGCAATACCGATGCGGAGGGTCGCCTGGTGCTCGCCGATGCGCTGACTTTGGCGGACGAGGAAGCGCCGCAGATGCTGATCGACATGGCAACGCTGACCGGCGCGGCGCGTGTGGCGCTCGGTCCGGAACTGCCGCCGTTCTTCACCGATGACGAATTGCTGGCGGCGGAACTTTCCGATGCAGCACAGAAGACCGCCGATCCGCTCTGGAGACTTCCGCTCTATAAACCCTATGCGGAACGCCTTTCGAGCAAGGTGGCCGACACCAACAACGTAACCACGGACGGGTTTGCCGGTGCGATCACCGCCGCGCTGTTCCTGCAGAAATTTGTGGAGCAGGCCGAAAGCTGGTCGCATTTCGATATTTTCGGCTGGACGAAATTCGCCAAGCCCTGGGCACCGGTGGGCGGTGAAGCGATGGCCATCCGCGCGATCGACCGTGTGCTTCAGCGGCGCTTCGGAGGGAAGGCATGAGCCTCGATCCACGCCTCAACGCCTTCCGTGACGATCTGGCCGATCGCCGGCTGGAAGGGAAGGTGAAGGCGAAACGTTTCGTCGAGGGCGAGCCGGCGCGCTGCATAGCTCCGGTGGCGGATCTGCGGGCGGGCAGGGGAGACGACACGGCCATCGGCAGCCAACTCCTGCTGGGAGAGCCGGTTCTCGTTTTCGAGCGGTATGACGGCTGGACGTGGGTGCAGAGCGAACGCGATGGCTATGTCGGCTATGTTGAGGAGACCGCGCTTGGCGCTGTCGATCCTGCGCCGACGCATATCGTCTGCGCGGCGCGCACCTTCGCCTACGGACAGCCGGAACTGCGGACGAAGCCGGTTCGCACGCTCTCGCTCGGTTCGGAAGTGACGGTGACGGAAGAGATTGAAGAGCGGGGCAATCGCTATTTTCGTCTCTCGACGGGGGAGGCGATCTTCCATCGCCATCTCGCGCCGCTCGGCGCGCCGCTGGCCGAGGACTATGTCACGATTGCAGAAAGCCTGCTTGGCACGCCCTATTTGTGGGGTGGCGTAAGCGCCTTTGGGATCGACTGCTCCGGTCTCGTCCAGCTATCGCTGCGCCTTGCCGGCAAGAGCGTACCGCGCGACAGCGACATGCAGGCGCAGATCGGGATCGAGTTGCAGGAAGAGCGGCTATTGAAGCGCGGCGACCTGATCTTCTGGAAAGGCCATGTCGGCATCATGGCTGACGAGGAGACGCTTCTCCACGGCTCAGGCCATGCAATGGCGGTAGTGAAGGAGCCGCTGGCCGAGGCCGTGAAACGTATCGGCGACGTCTATGGCGGTGTGACGGCCCGGCGGAGGGTTTGAACTGACTGGCGACTGACCCTTTCCGGTGGAGTGGAAGAAGAGCGCTTTGACGCTTTCATACTCACATCTTGTCCCATTCGCTCCGCTCGGGGTGTCAGGCCAAACATTCGGCTATAGTCGCGGCTGAACTGCGAGGGGCTCTCATAGCCGACCCGGAGCGCTATCTGGGTCACATTGCCGTGCCGCGCGCGCAGCGCCCGCTGCGCTTCCAGCAGGCGCAGCTGTTTGAGAAGCTGCACCGGTGTCATGCCGGTTATTTCCTTGAAGCGCTGGTGAAAAACGGTGGTGCTCATCGCGGCCTGACGAGCCAGATCCTCAACCCGCATCGGCTCTCCGATATTGGCGCGAAGATGCGCCACAATGTCCGCGATACGTCCAGCCTGGCTATCGGCACGCGCCATACGCCGCAGCATGGCCCCTTGCGGGCTGGTCAGTAGCAAATAGTGCAGTTCACGCATATAGAGTGGCACGAGCGCCTCGCGATCCGAGGGCCGTTCAAGAAGCGAAACAAGTCGCGTCATGACGTTGAGCAGGGCATCGGAAACCGGAGCACTGGTCAGCGCGGAGACGGGTTGCTCCTCACCTTCGTCTGGTAGATCGCGTGCCAACTCCCGCAGCACCGGCATCTCGAGTTCGACAGCTATCGCGAGATAGGGCGTGTCCGGCGATGCTTTCGTGATCCAACTGGTGGCAGGCAGATCGAGCGAGACGACCAGCCCATGCCCTTCGGCAAAGATTGCTGGCACCCCGTGGAAATCGGCATGTTTTTCACCGCTCAGAACCAAGCAGAAAACAGGATCGTAGATCGTGTGCGCAATCTGGGTCGGTGTCTCCGAATAGAGAATGGAAAGGCGCGAGACGGGCAGACGCGCCGGCGTAAATCCCAAGCCTTCGCGCTCGGCGTAGGAACGGGTCTGACAGAAGAGGTCGGCTGAAAAGATCATGCTTCGCAGGAAGCCCGGTTTGGGTTGTGATGGCAATGTTCAATATTGCGCTCCCGTAGGAATAGGCAATTTTCCCGTTGAATGCGGCAGGTTTCTTCGCGGTGCGCCGATTAGGTCTTTTGGCATCGCAACAGAAACGGAGTGTCCCATGACAACCCCACTTTTTCTCATCACTGGCGGCAACCGTGGCCTCGGCGCGGCAATGGCGAAACATCTGGCCAAGGGCGGCGCGGACATTATCTTGACCTATCGCTCAGGGGCCGATCAGGCCGCGCAGAAAGTGGCCGAGATCGAGAGTCTTGGCCGCAAGGCTGCAGCGCTGCAGCTCGACGTGACAGACAGCAGCAGCTACGCGGCTTTTGCTGGCAAGGTCAAAGAAAAGGTTACCGAACTCGGCCATGACGCGCTGACGGGCCTCGTCAACAATGCCGGGCACGGAGAGTGGGCTTTGTATCGGGAAACCACTCCCGAACAGCTCGATGAGCTTTACACGGTGCATTTGCGCGCGCCCTTCTTATTGACGCAGGTGCTGCTCGACCAGATTGCCGATGGCGGCCGCTTGCTCTTCCTCTCCTCGGGGCTCAGCCGGTTCGCCATGCCGGGTTACGCCGCTTATGCCGCCATGAAGGGCGCGATTGATACGCTTGTCCGTTATGTCGCCAAGGAGCTTGGTCCTCGCGGCATTTCGGCAAATGCTTTCGCGCCGGGAGCGATCGAAACCGACTTCGGGGGCGGCGCAGTCCGTGACAACCCGGAGATCAATAAGATGGTAGCCGAGGCCACCGCAATGGGACGAGCCGGCCAGGCCGATGATATCGGCGCGGCCGTGGCAAGCCTGCTTCTGTCGGAGCGTAACTGGATCACCGGTACGCGGATCGAAGCCTCCGGCGGCCAGCAACTCTGAAAAAAAGAGGGGGCTCCGGCCCCCTCGTTTCGCAGATGATCGCGCGTATTCAGTCGAATATGTCGGCAATGACGGACTGTTCGGCGTCTTCCCATTTGCGAACCGTCTTGCTGACCTTCTCGATGTCCTTGTCATTGAGATGGTGGGCACCGTCCGCGTCGATGCGGCACATGCTGAAGGGCTCGCCAACGCTGGCAGAGGTGAGGTCGAGCGCCTGCAGCACCCGGAGGACCGCCGCGCAGCCGAAGTCCGATGACCGCTCGGCCAAATGGAAGTGCGACAGCAGGGAGCCGGCTTGCTGGGCCATCGGCGCGCCGCTGCCAATGGCATGGAAACCGATATCGGCATAGTGCCCGATCATCCCGGAGGGCGTAATCTCCACGATCCAGGGCTGGCCGTCCCGCCAACCGGCGGCCATCACATAGGCCGAGGGCGTGCCGCCGCCCTCCTCGCCCGGCACGTCGGGAATAAAGGTGTCGTAGTGGTGACGAAGGATCGGTAGCACCTGTTCCTGAAGGGCGCGTCCAATATCCGGTGCATCGAGAATCGCAGCGCTGTTCTCGTTGAAACAGCGCTCGACGTCGTACAGGACGGATCTCGCGCCGCTGCCGCCCCAGGCGGCCCGGTCGCCCAGCGGATGTATCTTCTCGGCGGGATAGGTCATGCCGCGCCCCTTGTCCGTGATCTGGGAGTCAGAGCCGAGCACGACCCCATCTTTGCAGACGGTTGCAAGAACGACGGTCATGGTGTGATCCTCTCGGGGTCGGTGTCTGTGGCATTCCGGTCGACGATCTGTCGGTCCTAACCGGGTGTTTCATGTTGCGCCGGTCGAGATAGGGCGATAGAGCGCATTCTCCATTCCGCTCCCACATGTTCTACCGAGTTGATTGGCGTGAAATCAGAACCGTGATAGCAGCGCGACCATGAAGCGGACGCTGAGGCGACAGAAACGTAAGTTGGTGCACTGGCTCCTGCTGGCGCCATTCATTCTGTCATCCATGGTGGCGCAGGGTATCATGCCCGCGAAGGCGCAGAATGGCTTCATCACGCTGATCATCTGTACTGGCGACAGTCTGGCCGAGATTGTGGTGGACCCGATCACCATGGAGCCAGTCGAAAGCGGCGATGACGGCGACGGCTCCGGCGCGAATTCGTGCGCCTGGGCATCCATGCACCATGAACCCGGGCCGTTGCTGCTTGTCTCTTTGAGCCAGCCATTGACGCTCTCTGGAGAACAGCTTTCTTCGACCTGTACGGCCATACTCGAATTTGCCCGCGCGACCGGGCTGCCGCCAGCCACCGGCCCACCCGCCACGATCTGACGTTTTCACTCTCGAAATCATCAGACTGGACCAATCAATATGACAGATACAACCGACGGGGCGTCCGCTCCGAAGGCCGCTGCGCAACGCGTTGCGGTCTCAGATCTCTATCGCGCCGTGTGGCGTTGGCATTTCTTTGCGGGACTTCTGATCCTGCCTTTCATCATCACTCTTGCCGTTAGCGGAGGCATTTATCTCTTTCGTGAAGAACTGGACAAAATCGTTCACGCGGACTTCATCCAAGTCAATCCCGTCGACGAGCAGAGGCTGGCACCCTCGGAAATCATCGACCGGGCTCTGAAAGCCCAGCCGGGGACGGTCGTCAAATACACCACCCCGAGCGCGGAGGATCTGTCGACAGAAGTGACGGTGCAGCCGGAAACCGGCGGCCGCATGGCTGTCTACGTCAACCAGTATACTGGAGACATCCTTGAGGTTCGGGCCGACCGAAGCACCTTCGCATGGACAGTGCGCTACCTGCATTCGTTCCGGTATTTCGGGTCCGGTCCGCGCAAGATCATCGAGATTGTCGGGGGCTGGGCGATCCTCATGGTCGCCACCGGGATCTATCTATGGTGGCCACGCGGTCAGAGAGGTGGCGTGATCTCGGTCCGGGGAACGCCTGGTCGGAGGGTTTTCTGGCGTGATGTCCACGCGGTAACGGGGCTGGTCACCGGCGCCTTCATCGTCTTTCTTGCCGTGACAGGCATGCCCTGGTCGTCGGTATGGGGCGCGCAAGTCAATGAATGGGCCAATGGCAGCAATTTCGGCTATCCGTCCGGCGTCCGTGTCGAGGTACCGATGTCGAAGGATCGACTCACCGACACAGCGAAAACGTCTTGGTCGTTGGAGCAGGCGCAAATCCCACGGACCGACGGGCCACCCGTTGCGGGCGCGCAATCGATCGGTCTGGATTCTGCGGTTCAGGAATTTCAGTCGATGGGTTTGGCGAATGGCTTTTCCGTCGCTCTACCCCAATCGCCAACCGGCGTCTTCTCCGGCTCCGTCTATCCGGACGATCTGAGCCGGCAACGGGTCGTCCATCTCGATCAATATTCTGGCCAGCTGCTGGTCGATATGAGCTATGAGGACTACGGACCGCTCGGCCGCTGGCTGGAGTTCGGCATCAATACCCATATGGGTCAGACATTCGGGCTGCTGAACCAGATCGTTCTGCTGATCGTGTGCGTGGGCATCATTCTTCTGGCGGTTTCGGCCGCCATCATGTGGTGGAAAAGGCGGCCTTCTGGTCGGTTTGGGGTGCCTCCGCTGCCTTCGGATAGGAAGGTCTTCGTCGGTCTCTTGGTGCTTTTGGGTATCGGCGGAATCATCTTTCCCCTTACAGGACTGACGTTGCTCGTCATGATTGCGCTCGACCTTGGCTGGCAATGGGCCAGACGGTCCCGGCGCGGCAGACAGCCTTCGTGACGTGAAAGTCATTGCGGCGCTGGCGTTCGCCGGCGCCGCTCAACAGTCGAGCTTTTCGCCGGCCTTTGCGAATGAGTAGCGCGTTTAGTCGCTGGCTTCTCTTCTGAAACGCGCCATGGCCAGCACCAGGAACGCGTTCTGGCATTCGCCGCTTTCCGCCAGAGCTATGGCCTCATCGGTCGGCAGGGCGAAGGGGAAGGTGGCTTCGTTTTCCTCCTCGGCGCCGGCACGGTCGCTCAGCGCCGACGCATCGACCTCGGCATGGAAGAAATGCGCCATCTCGTCGGTAATGCCGGGGGACGACATCACCTGAAACAACGGTTTGAGGCTCTTGGCGTCGAGGCCGGCCTCTTCTTTCAGTTCGCGTCGCGCCGCCTCTTCCGGCGTTTCGCCATTCTCGACACCACCGGCGACGAGTTCGACCAGATCGCCCTTGCCCGTCTGGAGGTGGGCGGCAAGCCGGTACTGACGGATCAGGACAATTTTGTCTGCCGACGGATCGTGCGCGATCACGCCGACCACATGACCCGCCATGAGCAGTTCGCGCGTTTCCTCGTCACTCTGCGAACCATCCGGATCGGTATGGCGGATGCGGAACTGTTCGACGCTCTCGAAGCCGTCATGAAGCGTGCTGCGCCCTGTGATGGTGGTCTCTGCGGGGCGATCGCCTTCGGCTTTGCTCCTCATTGACTGACGGCCTCCGCGCCGGTGGTCCGTATATCGAAGGCGGCGGCCAGAAGAGCCTTGGTGTAATCAGTCTTCGGG contains these protein-coding regions:
- a CDS encoding leucyl aminopeptidase family protein, producing the protein MPVELLASPDDRSRPIHFIGENGLEEAALGDRVRNWANANGYEAKNGNVLLVPAADGDIESALIALGEAQEDALAAGKLAKALPEGAWHVASWPAHPDLAILGMVLGGYAFTAYGKKPSRTLRLAVENGPDRAEVERLAQGCALARDLINTPTNDMGPNALEQVVRQLGDKYGASVHVIDGDALLDRNFPMIHAVGRASAEAPRLIDLTWGQEDAPKLTLVGKGVCFDTGGLDIKPAASMLLMKKDMGGAANVIGLASMIMAARLPVRLRVLIPAVENSISANAFRPSDILPSRKGITVEIGNTDAEGRLVLADALTLADEEAPQMLIDMATLTGAARVALGPELPPFFTDDELLAAELSDAAQKTADPLWRLPLYKPYAERLSSKVADTNNVTTDGFAGAITAALFLQKFVEQAESWSHFDIFGWTKFAKPWAPVGGEAMAIRAIDRVLQRRFGGKA
- a CDS encoding NlpC/P60 family protein encodes the protein MSLDPRLNAFRDDLADRRLEGKVKAKRFVEGEPARCIAPVADLRAGRGDDTAIGSQLLLGEPVLVFERYDGWTWVQSERDGYVGYVEETALGAVDPAPTHIVCAARTFAYGQPELRTKPVRTLSLGSEVTVTEEIEERGNRYFRLSTGEAIFHRHLAPLGAPLAEDYVTIAESLLGTPYLWGGVSAFGIDCSGLVQLSLRLAGKSVPRDSDMQAQIGIELQEERLLKRGDLIFWKGHVGIMADEETLLHGSGHAMAVVKEPLAEAVKRIGDVYGGVTARRRV
- a CDS encoding AraC family transcriptional regulator; this encodes MIFSADLFCQTRSYAEREGLGFTPARLPVSRLSILYSETPTQIAHTIYDPVFCLVLSGEKHADFHGVPAIFAEGHGLVVSLDLPATSWITKASPDTPYLAIAVELEMPVLRELARDLPDEGEEQPVSALTSAPVSDALLNVMTRLVSLLERPSDREALVPLYMRELHYLLLTSPQGAMLRRMARADSQAGRIADIVAHLRANIGEPMRVEDLARQAAMSTTVFHQRFKEITGMTPVQLLKQLRLLEAQRALRARHGNVTQIALRVGYESPSQFSRDYSRMFGLTPRAERMGQDVSMKASKRSSSTPPERVSRQSVQTLRRAVTPP
- a CDS encoding SDR family NAD(P)-dependent oxidoreductase codes for the protein MTTPLFLITGGNRGLGAAMAKHLAKGGADIILTYRSGADQAAQKVAEIESLGRKAAALQLDVTDSSSYAAFAGKVKEKVTELGHDALTGLVNNAGHGEWALYRETTPEQLDELYTVHLRAPFLLTQVLLDQIADGGRLLFLSSGLSRFAMPGYAAYAAMKGAIDTLVRYVAKELGPRGISANAFAPGAIETDFGGGAVRDNPEINKMVAEATAMGRAGQADDIGAAVASLLLSERNWITGTRIEASGGQQL
- a CDS encoding proteasome protein gives rise to the protein MTVVLATVCKDGVVLGSDSQITDKGRGMTYPAEKIHPLGDRAAWGGSGARSVLYDVERCFNENSAAILDAPDIGRALQEQVLPILRHHYDTFIPDVPGEEGGGTPSAYVMAAGWRDGQPWIVEITPSGMIGHYADIGFHAIGSGAPMAQQAGSLLSHFHLAERSSDFGCAAVLRVLQALDLTSASVGEPFSMCRIDADGAHHLNDKDIEKVSKTVRKWEDAEQSVIADIFD
- a CDS encoding PepSY-associated TM helix domain-containing protein gives rise to the protein MTDTTDGASAPKAAAQRVAVSDLYRAVWRWHFFAGLLILPFIITLAVSGGIYLFREELDKIVHADFIQVNPVDEQRLAPSEIIDRALKAQPGTVVKYTTPSAEDLSTEVTVQPETGGRMAVYVNQYTGDILEVRADRSTFAWTVRYLHSFRYFGSGPRKIIEIVGGWAILMVATGIYLWWPRGQRGGVISVRGTPGRRVFWRDVHAVTGLVTGAFIVFLAVTGMPWSSVWGAQVNEWANGSNFGYPSGVRVEVPMSKDRLTDTAKTSWSLEQAQIPRTDGPPVAGAQSIGLDSAVQEFQSMGLANGFSVALPQSPTGVFSGSVYPDDLSRQRVVHLDQYSGQLLVDMSYEDYGPLGRWLEFGINTHMGQTFGLLNQIVLLIVCVGIILLAVSAAIMWWKRRPSGRFGVPPLPSDRKVFVGLLVLLGIGGIIFPLTGLTLLVMIALDLGWQWARRSRRGRQPS
- a CDS encoding NUDIX domain-containing protein, which produces MRSKAEGDRPAETTITGRSTLHDGFESVEQFRIRHTDPDGSQSDEETRELLMAGHVVGVIAHDPSADKIVLIRQYRLAAHLQTGKGDLVELVAGGVENGETPEEAARRELKEEAGLDAKSLKPLFQVMSSPGITDEMAHFFHAEVDASALSDRAGAEEENEATFPFALPTDEAIALAESGECQNAFLVLAMARFRREASD